One genomic window of Luteitalea pratensis includes the following:
- a CDS encoding glycoside hydrolase family 16 protein → MTRAIRLSAWCGALVLTLALHGAQQAPEGFRLVWQDEFDHDGPPDPTRWNYDVGGHGWGNKEPQFYTQRRPENARVEGGHLVIEARHEPWQGAPYTSARLVTRGKGDWTYGRVEVRAQLPRGRGSWPAIWMLPTTTAPMRWPDDGEIDIMEHVGFDHGAVHASVHTKAYHHSIGTQKTAKVAIPDLAEAFHVYALDWDHDRIRMSVDGREYFAFARESGDTRVWPFDGPFHLLLNVAVGGAWGGQQGIDESSLPYRLRVDYVRVYQRLAK, encoded by the coding sequence GCTCGTGCTGACCTTGGCGCTTCACGGGGCGCAGCAGGCGCCCGAAGGGTTCCGGCTCGTCTGGCAGGACGAGTTCGATCATGACGGCCCGCCAGACCCGACCAGGTGGAACTACGACGTCGGCGGGCACGGCTGGGGCAACAAGGAGCCGCAGTTCTACACGCAGCGTCGCCCCGAAAACGCGCGGGTGGAAGGCGGACACCTCGTGATCGAGGCGAGGCACGAACCGTGGCAGGGGGCGCCGTACACGTCGGCGCGGCTGGTCACCAGGGGGAAGGGTGACTGGACGTATGGCCGCGTCGAGGTACGCGCGCAACTGCCGCGCGGTCGAGGCTCCTGGCCGGCCATCTGGATGCTGCCCACCACGACCGCGCCGATGCGATGGCCAGACGATGGCGAGATCGACATCATGGAGCACGTGGGCTTCGACCACGGCGCCGTGCACGCGTCGGTGCACACGAAGGCCTATCACCACAGCATCGGCACCCAGAAGACCGCGAAGGTCGCCATTCCGGATCTGGCCGAGGCCTTTCACGTCTACGCGCTCGACTGGGACCACGACCGCATCCGTATGTCGGTCGACGGTCGCGAGTACTTCGCCTTCGCGCGTGAGTCCGGCGACACGCGTGTCTGGCCGTTCGACGGACCGTTCCACCTCCTGCTGAACGTGGCGGTCGGTGGAGCGTGGGGCGGCCAGCAGGGGATCGACGAGTCGTCGTTACCGTACCGGTTGCGGGTCGACTACGTCCGCGTGTACCAGC